The genomic interval TGCCTCAACAGGTGATCAGCAAGAACGAGCGCCACCATGGCCTCCACCATCGGCACGGCCCGGGGCAGAACGCAGGGGTCGTGCCGTCCTTTCCCCGCAAGCGTGGTGGCCTTGCCATCGGAATCGATGGTTTGCTGCTCTTTGCGGATCGTCGCCGTTGGCTTGAAGGCCACCCGGATCACAATCGGCTCGCCGTTGCTGATTCCCCCTTGGATGCCACCGGAGTTGTTGGTTGCGGTCTTCAGACGACCATCGTCGCTCGGTAGAAAGGCATCGTTGTGCTCGCTGCCCTTCAGCAACGTGCCATTGAAACCGGAACCAATTTCGAACCCTTTGGTTGCGGGCAGCGACATCACCGCTTTGGCGAGGTCGGCTTCAAGCTTGTCGAACACCGGCATTCCCAAGCCAATGGCGGGATGGCGCACCACGCATTCGATCACCCCACCGCAGGAATCTCCTTCGCGGCCGATGGCTTCAATCCGCTGAATCATCTGCTCGGCCACCGCTGGATCGGGACAGCGCACGATGTTGGATTCCACGTCGCTCAGCTGAACCTCCTGCGGGTCGATCCCGGAGGCTTCGATGTTGTGGATCCTCTTGACCCAGGCCAGGATTTCAGTCCCTGAGGACTGTTTCAGCAGCTGCTTTGCGATCGCACCCGCAGCGACGCGCCCGATCGTTTCCCGCGCTGACGCACGACCTCCACCGCTGCGCGCCTGGATGCCGTATTTGGCTTGATATGTGGCATCGGCATGGGATGGCCGAAAGGCGACCGCCATGTCCTTGTAATCCCCCGGGCGTTGGTCCTTGTTGCGCACGACCATGGCGATCGGGGTCCCCAGGGTGGTTTCTCCATCCAGTAGGCCACTGAGGACTTCCACCTGATCCGCTTCTTTTCGCGGG from Synechococcus sp. UW69 carries:
- the aroC gene encoding chorismate synthase gives rise to the protein MGSSFGDLFRISTFGESHGGGVGVIVEGCPPRLNLSVASIQADLDRRKPGQSHITTPRKEADQVEVLSGLLDGETTLGTPIAMVVRNKDQRPGDYKDMAVAFRPSHADATYQAKYGIQARSGGGRASARETIGRVAAGAIAKQLLKQSSGTEILAWVKRIHNIEASGIDPQEVQLSDVESNIVRCPDPAVAEQMIQRIEAIGREGDSCGGVIECVVRHPAIGLGMPVFDKLEADLAKAVMSLPATKGFEIGSGFNGTLLKGSEHNDAFLPSDDGRLKTATNNSGGIQGGISNGEPIVIRVAFKPTATIRKEQQTIDSDGKATTLAGKGRHDPCVLPRAVPMVEAMVALVLADHLLRQQGQCSLW